The stretch of DNA ACGGTTTCCTTTTTCGAGTAGCATGTacgttcttttttgtttttaggctACTTACAGCAGCAACGACTTCACAAACAGTGGCGATGGTGGTGGGAATAAGTAGCAAAGAATTAAGAAGACTTTTCCTTTCGCACGCAAGCTAGCTACTCTTGTGGATTGTCTCTTATATAAGGGAAGGGGTTACTTAATTAGAACTCTAGGACTTCTTCCGAAAAAGTGAAAGTCCCCTCGACCCTATTGCATGCCGCATGCGCCTTTCGTTACAATCTTTTccttattgttttattttgtctaCTGTCGGCTAGGAAATAATTTAACAATCTTTTTTAAAGCGATAAGTGATCTTTAAATTCATTTTAGCATCCAAAATCGCTAATCTTCATAATGTTTAAATAACGTTGAGGGTTATAAATGATAAATCGATAAGATTcctaaaaaattagaaacttggTTGCATGGAAATAATGGACTGTTCACTGTTGTATCTGTgcagttttattatatttaacacTGATCACAAGGAATCATTCATATCTTTAACATGGTCAGggaatcatatcatatcatatcttTTTGTAAACACATTGTTTAATCATTTCTGTAGTTTTTAATGTTATCAACTTACTATACTACGTAATATATTATTCATTGGCACGTTCTTGGTATGTAAGAGTTGAAAAGTCCACATTATTGGGCTAGCTGTCTCCAGATAAGTTGGTCCATTTTGATTCCCTGACaatgtttaaaatatgataacttaaattaatttagtttattcagcaatatatgtttaataaacgaggccaatatatttattaattaggCCACTATATGCAATATAAGTAGGCACAAAGTCTTCCACTTAACACACCCATCATCACTCACAGCCTTAACACATAAAAAAGTAAATCATCACAAGACAAGAGATCAAAGATGTCGACTACATACTCCATGCTCGGCGGTGAAGGTCCCGATAGTTACCGAGAACATTCGAAATACCAGGTTTATTATTCATATATGATATCGTTTTTATTGTTTAGCTTCTACTAAAATCatgttatagaaaaaaaaaaaatctaataacgAATCATCTCTTATTGATTGCAAAACATTTATTGGTTCTTAGGGAGCATTGGTTATAGCTGCAAAGGAGAATATCAATGAAGTGATCTCCACGAAACTCGACATCGACACTAGTTCAAATCTCATTAACATAGCAGATTTCGGTTGTTCATCTGGACCGAACACATTCAACGCGGTACAAATCATAATTGATGCTGTGGAACTCAAGTACAAGGGTGAAAGTAATCTCAAGGACAAAGAGTTCCAAGTTTTCTTCAATGATTCTTCCAACAACGATTTCAACACTCTCTTCAAGACACTTCCTCCAGCTAGAAAATATTTCGCAACTGGAGTTCCGGGTTCTTTCTTTGGTCGTGTCCTTCCTAGAGATAGTCTCCATTTGGGGGTTTCTTCTTACTCACTCCATTTCATATCCAAGATTCCCAATGGGATCAAAGACCGTAACTCCTCTGCGTGGAACGAGGAGATACATTGCTCTGGATCTTCAGAAGTGGTTGAAAAATTGTATTTCGAACAATACAAGAACGACGTGGGCGGTTTCCTTAACGCTAGAGCTCAAGAGTTTGTGTCCGGTGGATTGCTATTGCTTCTTGGATCATGTCGTCTAAATGGAAATCAATTCTTTGAATCCGTTGAAGGAATGATGGTTGATTACATTGGATCTTCTCTTAATGAACTTGCTAAACAGGTAAATTTCGAAACTCATAAAAGATTTATCAACTCTTCTAATCATAATATTAGTACTAATCGAAtattaacatattatatattgttgtatttttccataaatttaaaaggGTATAATAGATCAACAAAAGCTTGACGCTTTCAAATTGCCTATCTATGCTACACAAGCGGATGATTTGAAGCAAATCATCGAGGATAACGGATCTTTCACGATTGAGGCATTCGAGAAGATTACCCACGGGAAGGGAGAGTATCCGTTAGACACCAATTATTTGACGCTCGCGTTTAAGGCCTCACTTGGAGGATCTATAGCTGCACTATTTGGGCAAGATGCTATGGAGAAAACGTATGAGCTTGTGAGAGAGAAGACACAAGAAATGCTTCCTCAATTAGCCAAAGCCAAACCCGGAATGCAGTTCCTCATTGTGCTTCGAAAGAACTAAATTCGTGATCTATGAAATGGAATAAATCTGAGAGTACTCTAATAATGTTTTTACAAtgatgtgtgtttgtgtgtatgtgttGTGTTCTTATCATTTAAACAAtcccttttgtttatttatatcaCATGCTACACATATTACGCTCAAATATCAGTTACTATTACTTatatctaaaatcttgttaaggCATGTTCATTAGATAACTACAAGAAATGGACTACTTTGTCTCTGTTGATTGATGCCATTTTGGTTTTCCATCTAAACTTAAGAAATCAAGTAACTAGAGAAGATTAGTACTTAATGAGGTTGTTGGAGTTGTTAAGTTACTTTTGAGTCAAGTAAGATTAGTGGAAGTTGTTAAGTAGGTGTTACAATATAGTTTAGTATATTTTCTTTAGAAAGAGTTGAGATttttgcacccaaaaaaaaaaaagagttgtgtgattaaataggaaaatattaatttttgggttCACTTTTTACTCTTGGGAAGCTACATATAGGAATAAAGCAAATGCAATTTGTAATGgccacaaaaaaaagttctaaagGCCACTTGCGTCAGATTTAGAAGTATATTAGTAGTGTTCTCGGCACTAGTCGGCAATATATTAGTTAAGTGTAAATATAGGACGTCAACGATGAATAATGTGCCATTATGTTTGCTATAAGCATTAGCCTCGTGAAGGGAGAGTAACATTAACAGAAAATGGATATATATACGTTGGGATGAAGATTTCATAGtcaaatttgatttaattttatcattGTAACACAAGTCATAATAtaatgttacaatttattttacaaaaaaaaatataatgttacaATTTTTACATGCAAAAAATTACACATAATAGAGTATTATAAACCAATTAATTCAACTAATATATAcaattgacaagaaaaaaaatcataactataCATTTACTAATACAATGATTGAAAGTCCTTTAAAACGTAGatgtattacaaatttacaatcaaacaactttgtttaaaaatataatatataaatctaCGTTTTAAAGTAACTTCAATTTCAATCTGTTATGAAAGTAGAGAAACTAAAAGTTGTATCCTcttgtgttttgtgttattgattCAATCGAATaagagtacatatatatagtactgGACAAAGCCCTAACACATTAGGATTCCTAAACCGACTTAGAATAAGAGAaggtggccgatgggccttgTGTGAAAATGTATTGGATGACTGAAGTAGTGTCTATGTGATTCAAGATGTGATACagaattgttgttgttttatgtgcgtgagaagtttctagaaggtttgagaagacaatattgaaggacggtttgaagataaattaaagaggaaaactactatttctttggATGATTAAATTGAAGTTTtgcaaggaaaaggaaaatagcaaaaaggaaaaaagctttttcttatgagatttggaaatcttctcctattgtgattaggaagtcttgatggatatataaggaggtgttgggcacgtcctagagaagcaagagagctgagACATAAAGTTTAGAACcctagagagctttctgttggtgtgcggcttagtttcgcggtttggtgcttgtgttgttcaagcttcattgttcgtcggtgtgacgtgtgtgtgtgaaggttgctcaagagagttgaagacCTGAAGTCTAGACTCAGGGGGAGTATAacccaaggttaggttatcttggtttaaatctaggcttgttgttagtctagttaagggtagagaattatccttaagattCCATGTTATAGAAtggagcggtgaattaagagggttgtgcttgatttacgcgtttgcaAATAggttttatttgctttcttgttctagtggaatcgaaatctggacgtggtcccggggagtaggaaaaaccgaacctcgttaacaaagttcttgtgttctttactttttgcACTTTATTATTacctcatccgcatttacatTGTGGATTTGGACATATGTGTGGAccggttatggagatccatccTTAGtgatttacaacactcccctttggatgacataaccgtgcggATGCTAAGAGATCACCATAATACgcttggggatgctgcctcattaaaaccttaccaggaaaacccagtgggacaaaaacatggtgaaggaaaaagagtacagcacgtATTACTCCCCCCTGTTCTAAACATCACTAAAAGTCCTTGAGTCTCTgcatcccaatctggtgcgtgagcttcttgaatgttgatgtcggtaatgatttggtgaagtgatcggctgaattgtcgcaagatggaacttgcaccacttgaacttctccggccttttgtagttcatgtgtgaagaagaacttagaaAAAATGTGCTTcatccgatctcccttgatgtaaccttccttgagctgtgccaTGCAAGCGGTGTTGTCCTCATATATGACGGTTGGTTCCTTGTCatcggccatgccacaatctgaCCTGATGTGTTGAGTCATTGATCTCAACCAAACGCACTCACGGCTTCATTAACGCTCTTGACAAGGAACCACCAaacggacaagaactaaatcttgctaggaggttcacgacaaaacaaatgtctggtctagtgtggctagccaaaaacattaacgctcctatagcactgaggtatgccacttccggaccgagaatctcttcatcgtcctttcttggaccaaatggatcacTGTCCAAATTTAgacttctcacaaccattgggctaggcaatgggtgagcctggtccatattaaatctcttgagtaccttttcagtatatgtcATTttatgcacaaggattccatcatttatgtactcaagctgcaatcccaaacaaaactttgttttacctaggtctttcatttcaaattctttcttgagatattcaactgtttgggcaatttctccagaggttcctaggatattcaaatcatccacatatactgctatgattacaaaccctttgtttgcaaacttctttataaaaatacatggactgatgggatcattcttatagccttctttggctaggtactcactcaatctattgtaccatatacgcccactttgtttcagtccataaagggatttgtttagccttatgcagtattgttctcgagaaccattcttatttttaagctcaataccctctggtaatctcatatatattttatccattggaccatataaatatgcggtcactacatccattagcTGCAAGtcaagtttttctcttatagccagatgatatatcatgattttaggtgtttttagccatgataaaagtcttatttatagagtctttttggtatttttagagtcttttgagtctttataggatttagcatggatgggagcttaatggagctaaataggaagatttggagcttaatcaagcattgaggctgagctacgaagttgaGAGGCGAATTCAgaggatgcatcgaccgatgcagccacagtgtcgatcgatgcaaagccaaattggaagttttcccacaagttttgaagatttagaAAGCTGCcctaaagttttccatatttgcatcattagtccctggacgtgtttaggaatataaataggatttttatggtcattgtttagacctaggctttatttttcctgaaacttttgagagcaaaaccctgagagatttttagagagcttttggagagaaaaatcaggactccttcagagaagattcagaactccttttcttctactATTAATCTCtgaatgctatctattttattcatgatttgtgttattacaattatgtctgagtagatctgcttgttaggtttagggtttctcattagggatttcatgaattattagatctgttaatttaggattcattatctttcttgttcttcaccatatgttgttcttaatgctagatctttgattagtcatctggatttggATCTTaagattattaattgatatgagaatataattgattttcctaaaaaaaaccttttggtgagcaaaattactttttacaaagagatttgaattagtgattttgtgaacttatctaaacttgattttattgctgatttttaacctagaattttacaaagagatttgaattttctggttttaaatttagataatatttgcagtgagaactaatttattttacaattgtgtttagagttcaagaacggtgcttaattgttgaatcgtGCAtccttaattaattgatctgattttccatgatttcctgagaatttccctaggcctagcgtttattcATATTGaattacaactcttttattttctgtttttgcattgctatttaaattacaatctTGGTTttgcataattaaaagaataataagtctattgtgtgaatttagagttcttgtggattcgatccctaagtactacaattgatctcttaatttgagagagtagctctagggtaaatttgagcatatcaaattttggcgccgttgccggggactcttttgattcaccattagattaaaatctttgatttt from Camelina sativa cultivar DH55 chromosome 9, Cs, whole genome shotgun sequence encodes:
- the LOC104710958 gene encoding probable S-adenosylmethionine-dependent methyltransferase At5g38780 encodes the protein MSTTYSMLGGEGPDSYREHSKYQGALVIAAKENINEVISTKLDIDTSSNLINIADFGCSSGPNTFNAVQIIIDAVELKYKGESNLKDKEFQVFFNDSSNNDFNTLFKTLPPARKYFATGVPGSFFGRVLPRDSLHLGVSSYSLHFISKIPNGIKDRNSSAWNEEIHCSGSSEVVEKLYFEQYKNDVGGFLNARAQEFVSGGLLLLLGSCRLNGNQFFESVEGMMVDYIGSSLNELAKQGIIDQQKLDAFKLPIYATQADDLKQIIEDNGSFTIEAFEKITHGKGEYPLDTNYLTLAFKASLGGSIAALFGQDAMEKTYELVREKTQEMLPQLAKAKPGMQFLIVLRKN